One window of Papaver somniferum cultivar HN1 chromosome 9, ASM357369v1, whole genome shotgun sequence genomic DNA carries:
- the LOC113314395 gene encoding mavicyanin-like produces the protein MGLVERVIFFMALAVLCVASSTAEVYKVGDDKGWTTLSPIPDYQKWSSTKDFKVGDSIVFEYSPEMHNVVQVNYTDYKNCNAASPIRTFTSGKDTIPIKRKGHFWYICGIPGHCAMGQKVDIRVVPHVTQTPPSTTSSPSAPTPSSGPSPSASTAPAPSPKKSSAVTISKGLFGKFGFLVLAVVAAVAY, from the exons ATGGGTTTAGTTGAGAGAGTTATATTCTTCATGGCTTTGGCTGTTCTCTGTGTTGCTTCTTCAACGGCTGAAGTTTACAAGGTTGGTGATGATAAGGGATGGACTACTCTTAGCCCCATTCCTGATTACCAAAAATGGTCTTCTACCAAAGACTTCAAAGTTGGTGAttccattg TTTTCGAGTACTCACCAGAGATGCACAACGTGGTCCAAGTGAACTACACAGACTACAAGAACTGTAACGCTGCATCACCAATCAGAACCTTCACTTCCGGAAAGGACACAATTCCAATCAAGAGAAAGGGACACTTTTGGTACATTTGTGGAATTCCCGGTCACTGTGCAATGGGACAGAAAGTTGATATCAGGGTTGTTCCTCATGTAACTCAAACTCCACCTTCAACAACTTCTTCTCCTTCCGCTCCTACACCTTCATCAGGTCCTTCACCGTCTGCCAGTACTGCACCAGCTCCTTCACCAAAGAAAAGCAGTGCTGTGACTATTTCTAAGGGTCTTTTCGGAAAGTTTGGTTTCCTTGTTCTTGCAGTCGTAGCTGCTGTTGCTTACTAG